From Bombina bombina isolate aBomBom1 chromosome 1, aBomBom1.pri, whole genome shotgun sequence:
ACCAAGATTTGTACTTTgatttaaaagaagaaaatataatgcagTGGAAAAGCATCTGCGTGAGTTGGGAATCCTCCACTGGTGTTGTGGTGCTTTGGGTCAATGGAACGCCATATCCAAGAAAGGTGTTCCAAAAAGGCTACAGTATCAATGCAAACCCAATAATTATGATTGGGCAAGAGCAAGATTCATACGGGGGTAAATTTAGCAATAAACAATGCTTTGTTGGAGAGATTTCTGATGTACAAATGTGGGATAGTGCTCTGAGCAGTGAAAACATAAATAATTTTCTTCGTAGTAAGCTTATAACTGGCAATGTGGTTAACTGGAAATCCTTAAAATACAATATTTGTGGGAAAAGCATTCTTCTGGAAGATGTATGTCCGATATATTACATTCCTGGGTGTCTTCAAGGTCATTCATAAAGGGATTTAAAATAATCAGATATACTCAGCTGATCTATTT
This genomic window contains:
- the LOC128665821 gene encoding C-reactive protein-like, which produces MEKILLSLLLLVKGTEILAQKDMDRKVFLFYEESDNSYVRLMPEKNGPFNAFTVCLRFYTILAREYSLFSFATPSKDNDLLVFIDPNQRKLSLSVGNQDLYFDLKEENIMQWKSICVSWESSTGVVVLWVNGTPYPRKVFQKGYSINANPIIMIGQEQDSYGGKFSNKQCFVGEISDVQMWDSALSSENINNFLRSKLITGNVVNWKSLKYNICGKSILLEDVCPIYYIPGCLQGHS